From Daucus carota subsp. sativus chromosome 6, DH1 v3.0, whole genome shotgun sequence, the proteins below share one genomic window:
- the LOC108224391 gene encoding plant cysteine oxidase 2-like has translation MEMKLMKNKVGYVSGRLAKNKRVSSRRTKKHKHGDCEAKNKVPKKILLQRLYESCLQVFRGPGTVPSAPDVQILRQIIDGMRPEDVGLSPELQFFNPVSGAANPIPRVTQTTIYNCQNFSLCIFFLPAGAKIPLHNHPGMTVFSKLLLGTMHIKAYDWVDHGNSSSDDDKPSSKLRLAMLKADDVFTAPCDSSVLYPASGGNIHEFTAITPCAVLDVLGPPYSREDGRDCSYYKDSPYTALPNEDGSMIKEEEGKLYGWLEEIEMPRESAMDGIEYLGPQIKESSF, from the exons ATGGAGATGAAGTTGATGAAAAATAAGGTTGGGTATGTGAGTGGGAGGCTTGCAAAGAACAAGAGAGTGAGCAGCCGAAGAACCAAGAAGCATAAGCATGGTGATTGTGAAGCAAAGAACAAGGTGCCGAAGAAGATACTGTTGCAGAGACTTTATGAATCATGTCTGCAAGTTTTTAGAGGCCCTGGTACGGTTCCTTCTGCTCCGGATGTGCAGATTCTTCGACAGATTATCG ATGGTATGCGGCCTGAGGATGTTGGGCTTAGCCCGGAACTTCAGTTCTTTAATCCTGTTAGCGGTGCGGCTAATCCGATTCCTAGAGTCACTCAGACAACCATATACAATTGTCAGAATTTTTCT CTGTGCATTTTCTTTCTACCTGCGGGAGCAAAGATTCCTTTACATAACCACCCCGGAATGACTGTCTTTAGCAAGCTTCTACTAGGCACCATGCACATCAAGGCATATGATTGGGTTGATCATGGCAACTCCTCCTCCGATGACGATAAACCTTCCTCCAAAT TGAGATTAGCAATGTTGAAAGCGGATGATGTGTTTACAGCGCCATGTGATAGTTCGGTACTGTATCCAGCATCAGGAGGGAATATACATGAGTTTACAGCTATAACACCATGCGCGGTGCTAGATGTTCTTGGACCTCCTTATTCAAGAGAGGATGGCCGGGACTGCTCTTACTACAAAGACTCTCCTTACACTGCCTTACCAA ATGAAGATGGTAGTATGATAAAGGAAGAAGAGGGCAAGTTGTATGGATGGTTGGAAGAGATTGAGATGCCTAGAGAGTCAGCCATGGATGGAATAGAGTACTTGGGTCCACAAATCAAGGAGTCCAGTTTTTAG
- the LOC108226876 gene encoding uncharacterized protein LOC108226876 encodes MTTTKTAERKHLSPIANDVITRCCQKMDTSVDALVKEFEAIWKPENGDYSRKMVEYCSSKALNEMCSNIKELISDGNFSRLSFDMMLAWEKPSSVAQYQESLSECVAKEDEDAVSARLNHQQDQIPLFYSDIMPLLVDREPSVGEDAFLWLVTVVPLLADVVNGRFTFETLTATTVNRLHFPAYDKFLKESDRCIKHLQKQEIPSGVELVDDEFILHVEGTASTSRVVRHIGVTSWPGKLTLTNYALYFEASGVISYEDAIKLDLSKGIGQSVKRAATGPWGAPLYDKAIIYESSELRESFVLEFPEMASSTRRDHWLALVKEVILLHQYILKSKVESPVQVWEMHARTILGIIRLHAAREMLRISPPNPKSFLIFTLFEELPKGDIVLETLVESLKNVSSGHPCSASSILRNLNVTQACPLCTDTKDIIEAPEVLSGQAENMSSLESVIEQIRDEAREVNIAKATTETIKEEGLSDSYAVLMELLNSLRSAILPWSQDVLTWKKPGITVMVAGVTLLIVYMEWIFRAIAALLLWTVSKMIWARRARVADKYTKLVVFVDSEQTTVGSLVSAQHGMNTINELMQSANISILKMWSILISKAPKHTNMVMTSMTTLAVALAVIPFKFIIMSFLLYIFTTTSKLRKNTKSQPGNRRLKEWWDSIPVIPVEIVEQQDGSSKSVCYEY; translated from the exons ATGACCACGACGAAGACTGCGGAGAGAAAGCATCTCTCCCCCATAGCCAACGACGTTATCACAAGATGTTGCCA GAAAATGGATACTTCGGTTGATGCATTGGTGAAAGAATTCGAGGCAATATGGAAACCCGAGAATGGTGACTATTCGAGGAAGATGGTGGAATATTGCAGCTCCAAGGCTCTGAATGAGATGTGCTCAAACATAAAAGAACTCATCAGTGATGGAAATTTCAGCCGCCTGTCATTTGATATGATGCTGGCCTGGGAGAAACCTAGTTCTGTTGCCCAGTATCAAGAATCACTATCG GAATGTGTGGCTAAGGAGGATGAGGACGCTGTCTCTGCAAGGTTGAATCATCAGCAAGATCAGATTCCTCTCTTCTATTCAGACATCATGCCACTCCTG GTTGACCGGGAACCTAGTGTTGGAGAAGATGCTTTTCTGTGGTTGGTAACAGTAGTCCCTTTATTAGCAGATGTCGTTAATGGGAGATTTACTTTTGAGACTCTGACAGCAACAACAGTCAATAGGCTTCACTTCCCTGCCTATGATAAATTCTTGAAAGAATCTGACAG ATGCATAAAACATTTACAAAAGCAAGAGATACCAAGCGGAGTGGAACTAGTTGATGATGAGTTCATTCTACATGTAGAGGGGACTGCAAGCACTTCAAGGGTGGTGCGCCATattggagttacaagttggccTG GTAAGCTTACGCTGACCAATTATGCTTTGTACTTTGAGGCTTCCGGCGTAATATCATATGAAGATGCTATAAAACTTGACCTCTCGAAGGGCATTGGACAAAGTGTGAAACGAGCTGCCACAGGACCATGGGGTGCTCCTCTCTACGACAAGGCCATTATTTATGAGTCTTCTGAGTT GCGAGAGAGTTTCGTGTTAGAGTTTCCAGAGATGGCAAGCTCCACCAGACGAGACCACTGGCTTGCTCTTGTGAAGGAGGTCATTTTGTTAcaccaatatatattaaaatccaAGGTAGAATCTCCAGTACAAGTCTGGGAGATGCATGCAAGGACCATATTAGGAATTATCAGGCTCCATGCAGCTCGAGAAATGCTTCGAATATCGCCACCAAATCCGAAGAGTTTCTTGATATTTACCTTATTCGAGGAATTACCAAAGGGAGACATTGTGCTAGAAACACTGGTTGAGAGCTTAAAGAATGTCAGTAGTGGACATCCTTGCAGCGCTAGCTCAATTCTACGGAACTTAAATGTGACACAGGCGTGTCCTCTATGTACAGATACGAAAGATATAATTGAGGCACCTGAAGTCCTAAGTGGTCAAGCAGAGAATATGTCATCACTGGAGAGCGTTATAGAACAAATCAGAGACGAAGCACGTGAGGTTAACATTGCCAAAGCTACCACTGAGACAATTAAGGAGGAAGGGCTCTCTGATAGTTATGCGGTTCTTATG GAGCTACTAAATTCTTTGAGAAGTGCAATCCTACCTTGGTCGCAAGATGTTTTGACATGGAAAAAACCTGGAATTACTGTCATGGTAGCTGGTGTTACTCTACTGATTGTGTACAT GGAGTGGATCTTCCGGGCAATAGCAGCTTTACTATTGTGGACCGTTAGCAAGATGATATGGGCAAGACGTGCTAGAGTCGCGGACAAATATACAAAACTGGTGGTGTTTGTTGACTCTGAACAAACAACAGTGGGAAGCCTGGTATCAGCACAACATGGGATGAATACTATAAATGAATTGATGCAGTCGGCCAACATTTCTATACTGAAAATGTGGTCCATATTGATCTCAAAGGCACCTAAG CACACAAATATGGTGATGACGAGCATGACCACATTGGCAGTTGCATTAGCAGTAATCCCATTCAAGTTCATCATAATGAGTTTCTTGTTGTATATTTTCACGACAACATCAAAGCTGAGAAAAAACACAAAAAGTCAACCGGGAAACAGACGATTAAAAGAGTGGTGGGACTCTATTCCTGTCATTCCAGTTGAAATTGTGGAGCAGCAAGATGGTTCATCCAAATCAGTCTGCTATGAGTACTAG